The sequence below is a genomic window from Marmota flaviventris isolate mMarFla1 chromosome 9, mMarFla1.hap1, whole genome shotgun sequence.
CCAGTTATACTATTTGTTGGTATATACCTGAAGGAATTGGActcagcatacaaaagagatgCCTGTACACCCATGTTTATCActgcactattcacaatagccaacttATAGAATCTGCCTAGATAACtgtcagtgggtgaatggatatgaaaatgtgtatatacacaatggaatattattcagtcataaagaggAACAAAATCATGTCACATGCAGGGAAAAAGATGGAACTTGTGTTAGTAAGCTTTTCATCACATTGACCAAAATACCCGACAAAAACAACATagagggctagggctatagctcagtggtagagcacttccctagcatatgtgaggcactgggttcgatcctcagcaccacataagaataaataaaggtattgtgtccatctacaactaaaaaattactttaaaaaaaacaacttagaggaggaaaagtttattttggtcttatggtttcagagattcagctggctaagtccattgctctgggcccaagataaggcagaacagCATGGAAGTAGGTGTGATGGAGAAgtttctcagctcatggcagccaggaagcaaagcaAATGAGAAGCCAGAGGACAAGATATAACccaggacacacccccagtgacctatttcctctagTTATGCTATACCTGCCTACAGTAATCACCGAGTAGTTCATTAAGATtattaatggattaattcacagatgaggttagagctctcataatctaatcatttcacctctgaacattcctgcattaaggatcatgctttcaaaacatgagcttttcaggggacatttctagatctaaaccataacagaactAGAGATGatcatattaagcaaaataagtcaatctcagACAAGTATCACAGTTTTTCTCATACACGGACTCttacaaacaaaaacacatgaaaGTGAAAGAGGTATTtttagggaagggaaagaggactGAAGTAGGAGGAGAAGGATGGTAGTAGGGAGGGTGGTTATAATTAAAGCAAATGTATGTGTGAAATGTTACAAGGAaacacattaatttatttaatatgtgctaataatttttaaaaattattatagaaaactgaaaaattctcATGCAGTTTTATGTCTTGGAAATGAAGATAATAGTAGTGTCTATCTTAAAGTTTCACTATAAGAATTATAtgttttaatgtatataaaatgcttagaataGGCCTTGGTTGATAGACAttgatatttttgatatgtttggttgttgttcattttgacaaaatgcTAAACAAGACAAAATAGGAGGGTTTAATTAGGGGATGAATGAGAGCACAGATAAGCCTCCTTAGGAAGGGCAAGGAAGAACCAAATCACAATAAGCCATAAAACTTAAGGCCTTAAACAATAGATGCTTTCCAGACAGACAAGGACAGAAGGGAACTCTTAGTAAACTTTGCTGAACCCAAGACTACCTaaatttctaattgtttcttttttcttttgtcaattcatttttctattctgtGCAGACTATTTCAAATCTCCATTctctcattttccattttcttctgctttattCTCAGATGATAACTTTACctcttataataaaaatgatgctGTATCAGTCAGGGTTCTACAGAGAAATAaggtatttgtatatatacagaGATTTATTTAAGGAACTGGCTCACATGACTATGGGGGCTAGTGAACTCAAATTTGGTTGGGAAGGTCAGCATCCTGGACACTCAGAAGATAATTCTGCAGTTTTTAGGCAAAACTTCTTTTCTAGAAAACTTGAGTTTTGCTCTTAAGGCCTCAATGGGAATGGATAAGGCCAAACCACATCAAGGGTAATCTTTATTTAAATCAATTAATTGTAGAAACTGTAGATGTTAGCCACATCTATAAATAATTGCAAAGCAACACCTAGATTAATGCCAAATAACTATAGCCTAGCCAAGTTTCCACATAAAACTAGCCATCAAACAAGCTATTTAAAAGGAACTCTCAATCTTTCAATACCAAATCAAAAAACTACTTAAATTTGCTCTTAAttattccttcctccttcctgtcaCGAACTAGAGGTACTTCTATGTAAAACCAAATTATATGCCTATGCCTCTATTCACTCAACATATATTTACTAAGCATCAATTAGGTCAGGCACTATTAGGTGTTTGGTGATATcagtgtaaaaaataataatgacaaatatTCCTAACTTATAGAGTTTATGTTCTAGTATGGAAGGCAGgtaataaacaacaaacaaaatgagTAACTATATAGTCTGTGAGAAGTGATAaatgcaatagaaaaaaatacagaccAGTTTAAGGAGGTCAGGAATGTCTGAGGGGAGTGtggatttcaattttaaatagaaacatcAGAGCAAACTTTAACAAAAAGGTGACAtctgaacaaagaaatgaaaaaaggacAGCCTTTCCCCTTTTATCTGATTAATTTATCCTTTGGATCTCAGCTTCAAAATTGCCTCCTGAGAAAAGCTCTCCCTCATCCCACAAACAACACAAGTTTGTAATATCATGTTTCCATTACAATATACATTTCTTCTTAACATTTATCATGGTTATGACTACTATGCTAAGTTTCAAGAGAACAACCACGTCATTTATGTCATTCACTTATCTGCAGGGTTTAACCTAGTAAATGCAGTCATTCAATACgtgaaatatttgaatatatggaTATGAGACACATCCAGAAAAAGAGAATCATGAAGTAGTATGATGTATAAGCACCAAATGAAGTGATCCTTTTATAACCAAGGATAAGAGAATCAAAAACTGAGGAAAGAGGGTTGAAGATGAGGCCAGAGACATCACCTATGAACAGATCAGAGAAAGCCTCAGTTGTGATGCTAAGGAGTATGAATGTCACAAAAGTCATCAAGTAGATCAGTATGATGAtaacttacattttaaataatcacTCTTTGCTAGTGTTGAAAATTAATTGGTAGGTATCTACTGATAGCAATCATCTTCTTCATTAGAAACAAAATCCCCAGTTTTTAGCTGGGCAAATGACTGATAAGAATAAAGattacatttcccagcctcccataTAAACAAGAGATGACTACATGACAAATTTATGATGTACTACTTCCAAGTATATGTCTTTAAAAGGAGGGGGACATGCCTCTTTACCACCATTCCCTACCCCATTCTGTTCCTTGGAATGCTTATGTGATAAAGTTCCATCTTGGGTCCCAAGGATAAGGGTCATACCTCACACACAACCATCAGAAAGCTGTTAAGTAGCCTTATTCTCAGGTGATTGCAAAGTCATCATTTCAGCTTTGgacaacattttcatttgaaagagaAAGTTTTGTCAGTCACTGTTATTTGAGTCTTTGTTACATTTAACTGAGATAAATCCTAACTAGTCAAAAGGTATCCAGACTCAAAGcaaaaagttattaggagactaCTGCTATAATCTGTAATAAGAGCTGATGAATGTTTAAGGCATGATAATTGggttggaaagaaagaaaagtgttcaAGAAACAATTAAGCAGAATTCTAGGATATAGAAATCAAGTAGAAACTAGAACAAGTGAATCGCTTTAGATGGAGCTGTGCAGGTGTTGGCTTGACTGTGCAAGAATAAAAGATACCATTCAAAGagtttttttcatgaaaaacatCTGTTAAGTTAAATTTGCAGGTCCACTTCTGTCTCTTCTGATAAAgtctttttcttgattttgttaATAGTAAATGAGCTAGAAGAAGACTGAGAAATGATCATTCAACATGAATTTATTGAGCACAAATTATGTGCCAGGCTCTCTGATGAAGATATAATGTGACTAATATAGACATGGATTCCGTCCACATGAAGGATATAAACTGCTAAAAGTGCTACACACCCAAAGCATTATGGAATTAATGGAAGAATTATGGAAGCTGAAGTCTGGGAAGAGTTCATTCAATAAACAGGATTTGAACCAAGTTCTCAAGAATGAGTAGTACTTAAGTAgatcaaggggaaaaaatattgCAAACCAGGAAACAATAAGTACAAAGCCTCTGAGATGCTGTAATACAGGACAGGCTAGATGAACTGAAGGCCAGCATGACTAGAATAAACAGGGAGAAAGTAAAATGTGATTCAAGTCAATTCAACAAGTAGGATTGATAATCCAATATTTGATAGTCACTGATAAACTTGGTGGCAAGCAGGGGCTGGATCATGCAAGGACTTCTGCGTCATAACTAGAatcccagtttttattttaataatggtttTAAGCATCATTTTGTGCTCTGGTTGATGAGCACAGAATAGGTTGAAGAAGCACAAAAGCAGGCATGGGGACAAGCAACAACAGCCACAATCCCAGTGGGAGATTATGGTGAAGATGGAGAGAAACAGGCAGAATCAAGGGATTTTTACAAATGTAAACTGAAAGGAGTTGGCAGTTGAGTGATGGGATAAGAAAGAAGGATGTGCTTAAGTTTCTAGCTTCTAAAACTGGATGAGTACCAGGCATTGAAGGAAAGTTTATAAGGAAACATGTTGAATTTGGGATGTTTCTGAGACACTTAAGTAGAGATGTCAAGTAGCCTGAAGATCTGAGGGTCATCAGTAACTAAAGGTCAGAGTGGGGATGAAActatcctaaaaaaaaattagactgaGAAAGAATAGAATCTACAGAAAATTTTAGGTTTAAATGCTAGAACGATGGTGAGCCTTCTAAGGAGGCTAAGAAGCTATGGTCAAAGAGGTAGTAGTAAAATCATCAAAGTGGAAACACAGGCACCAATGGAAGTACGAATGATAATGAACTAGCACAGCACTAAACTGCCAGGCCCGGTAacacatgcctgaaattccagctactcaggagcctaAAACAATAaggtggcaagttcaaggccagctggaacaaattagtgagactctcaaaataaaaaaataaaaaagggctggtgatgatGCAGTCCAGTGatagcccctgagttcaatccccagtatagaaagaaagaaagaggcacTAAAATACCACTGAGAAGAAAGCTGAGGACTAGGAAATAACTACTGATCCAGGTCATCACCAAGGTGACCTTAATAAGAACTATTTCAATAGAGTAAGAGTTGTAGAATTCAAAATGAACTGAGTTGAGGAATGGGAATGACAGTGACATTAAGATGAAAAGTGAATGTATTCAACAGTTTTtgagaggtttaggtttaaaagtAGAAAGATAAGACGGTGAGTGGAGAGAAAACGAAGTAGGATGGTTTAACAGGGGAGTTTCAGCAGATTTAAACACTGATAAAAAtatgggatatagttcagttggtagagtgcttgcctcaagtgcataaagctctgggttcaatcctcagcaccccccccccaaaaaaaatagaatatagtaAAGGAGGAAGTTAGAgaccctcaaaaaagaaaagaccagcATTCAGAGCACAAGAATAGGCACTGACATTAGATGAAAGGAATTCTTGCTGTTTAGACAGAAGGGTAAGAGACTGGTGCAGATATATATGGGCTAATAAATGGTGGAATGTTGAGGAAGTTACCAACAGACAGCTTCTAATTTTCTGAAGAAATAGGGTGaagagcagaaagagaaaagaatgatgGGGCACTGTCTAAAAATATTGGTTGAAATAGTCATTGCAGGCAGCAAGAAGCAGCAGAAAAATCTAGTGGGATTATAGGAGCTGAgatgaaaagcaaagaaattcaGCCAAAATGCAAGAAAACCACTCGAGTTTAAGCTGGCTGGAAATCTAAAGGAAagtaataatggaaaaaaaacaatggCCTAAATGCTACAGAGAAATCAAACAATGAGAGTAGAGGCAATGTTTCAATAAACAAAGTAGAAGGAATATGGTCAATGAATAAGATGCAATAGTGTTCTGAAGATGTAGTAATCAAGATACAACTAAGGGAGGCATGGCTTAGAGTGGAAATCATTAAATTGGATCAAGGAATTAAAAGACCTAAATACCAAATGGATTGCCTATGTAAACATTAAAGTATCACGGAGTGGATAGGAAGATCAAAGACTAgcaatttagaagaaaatagcaGGAGTAGTAGATAATGAGTGGTAGAACAAGCAATAACAAGAGTATTGTAAGAATGAACACCTTCAAAGATAAGAGTAAGATTTTTGCCAAGGAGGGGGCAGTTAAGTTCTGAAGACAATGACAGGAACACTAACTCTGTCTCTGACGTTTGGGATAATGTAAAATATAGGTCAAAGTTTATTCCTGTATATTGTGCTTGAAACATTACATTGTTCTCACTCTGCCAATGGCTATCACTTTATGGCAAGACCCAAGGAAGATCAGTTGACTATGGAAGGTGGAGTcacagaaaaaagatttttctcctaaTGTATTTATAAACAGAGAGGAAAAAGCCAAGATAGAAAAAACTGGAAATTTAAGTAAGGGATTGATGGGTCAGGTTGAGGCACACCTGTTTTTCCATATCTTGAGACAAACTAGGTTCAAATGAGATTGCAGATAAAAGCTCTGGCAGTTCAAAAACACAGGGAGAAACAGATTTGTTTTCCTAGTCTTTCTTCAGCAATTACTAATTATGTCACATGGAAAGGAAACATAATTCACAATGGAGGTTCACTATAACAATACACACAAATGTTGATGTGGAATTCTCCCACCGGCAACACAGTATCCTGTCTCCATTCTGATACTGGGAGTTGAGAGCTTCACAAGCTGTTTTCCCTACATTTATGCTTCCCAAGGACAGAATTTTATTGGGTAGACATGAAATCACTTGGCAATGAATTTCCTGATCAGCAACTTTTACCTTCCTAATTAacttttctatataaaaaataGCTCAAAGGGgcaaaacaaaaagctaaaaaaGCCTCTTTCTCAAGTAACTGTGTATAAGATGAACTTCTGATACATTCCGAATTCTTGCTTCTCCTGTATTAAATGGAGATACCTTCTGCAGTTTTGTTGTTAAAATTAAACATCATGTCTACTAACTTCAGAACCAGTACAAATAGGTATGCAATAGATATGATTTTTGAGAGGCAGCCtaatgtagtaaaaaaaaaaaaaaaaaaaaaaaatggacttttaaaaatcacatctgCATTTTAATATAGGGTCTGCTTCTTCAAAATTTCAGCTTTCTGATCTGTGGATGTAAAAGAACATCTGCTTTGTAGGTGACtgaaagtttttttaattgtgagaaCCAATGTCTAGGAGCTttaattcctgtttttttttaaaaaaaaggaaagaaaaatgaaacactaATCACTTTGTAGGGATAGTTAAGAGAGTAGTGTGCAATTAAAGAGAGCAGTGAAATTATAATATAACTGTCATGGTGATTAGAGGAGGGAATGGACCAGTATCCCATGAAGGGTTGCATGTTAGTAGTGACAGCTTTGTTGAGGTTGGAAACCTTAACTGTTCATTAGCATTTATTATATAACTGTTTTTCTCTAGCAGTTTGAatggagaaatagaaaacagaatcaCACAAAAAGGAGGTTCAGGGTGCCAAGAAACAGGGGTGGAGTAATAAGACCCTCAGACTGCTAAATATAGTAGTACACTACACAAAGAAAAGGACAATAATGGAAAGGCTGAAATTAAAAGTTATAGAATAGGTACAGGGAGAACAATATAGGTTAGAAGTGGAAAGCTGGatttaggatattttaagtaaGCAGTGAAACATTAAGGTATCATTAATTAGATCCCACAGATTTCACTTTGTCCTTTTTCACAATTTATTTCTCCTGTTTCTCTTCCTAAATTTTGTACTGTAGTTTTCCACTTCCAAATGCCCCTGAAGATAAAAACTCAGACCTTTCTTTACCTAAAAGTTTTACTAGTAATCCTGGGAAGATATACTATGAAAGTAACAAGCAGGGGAAATGGTTGAAATTATAGAATGTCCCCAAATTCCTACAGGTTTCAGCTCTGTTCTATGGCCACTGACTTCCTAGGAAGCTGAACCtaaaagcctctttttttttttggaacactGTTGTTCTTAGATACTGTCTTTCTCTAGAtccaaaagaattcttttttataaaacaaagtcCAGGAAAAAGTTATAAGCCAATATATACTCAGCCATTTAAGTTAGACTCAAGAACAGACAAAAAAAGAGCGATCATATGAGTAGGAACCAACTTTCTATTGCTATTACTAACCTTAAAATTGTGTCCACATACCCTATTTTACCCAAATGCCTGAGAATGCGGATATTTTCCTCCTACATATAGAAGGCAATTTCTCAGCTGCCAGGGCTAAAGCCAGCAGATATACACTAAATGAACAAAGATGGTACTAATACAGTGGACTAAGGTTCTCTGCCCAGAATATAAAccaaacagaataaagaacagGTTTATTGGCTccagaaggaaaaacaaacacacaaacaaaaaccagtaCCCAACTTTCAGATAAACCCCTCAATCTCTCTGTACAAGCTTCATCAAGCCCAAAGTCTACTGAGTCCTTCAATCTGAGGATCCATCCAGCACCTTCTCTCCTGGGGTTGGAGATGGCTAGCTGCCTGATGACGAGACTCTGGGCTGTTCTGCAGTAACACCCGGCACAGCTGAGGAAGCCTCGTAGTCTGCGATGCGGCGCTGTACCAGAGCAGGCATGAGCTGCACGTAAGCAGCCATGAGGCGGTGGTTGGAATGGATCAGCTTCCCAGCGCAGCTATGCAGGCAAGCCTCCTGGAAAGACAAGATGCAAATAGAAGCCAGAGATGTCCTATcaagccctcctcctccttccccatctcCAATCTCGGGGTGAGGTCACGGAAAAGCCATGGTCAGAGGAAGGGTAATGGGGAGAGGTGCGGCGAGCACTCCATCGTTAACTGTGAGACTCGAGGGAAACCTCTCTACAGTTCCCCACCTCCTCAGCGTCCAGAGCTCGGTGGTGCAGGCTGGGCACACAGCGCTGAAAGCAGAGTTCTGTCATCCGATTGTAAACCAACAGGAAGTCTCGCAACTGGGAGAAAAGGGGGCCAAGAAGTCAGCGAGAAGGGCCTCCACCGCAACTCAAAGCCCCGCCGCCCAGGTTTCCCAGGACCGCGCACCACGGCCGGCTATTTCCAGCCCTCAAATCCCTGGCTCTTTGGGGGTTCTTGAGATGCAGACAGGGAAATGAATGAACGTCCGGTCCCGAAGCAACTTAAGTCTCACTCACGTTCCTcagttgttgctgctgctgctgctgctgctccatCACGCCTCCGGAGCTAGCTACGCAACTTCCGTTACAGCGTCCCGGTTCCGCCCCGGAAGTAATCTCTCGCCTCTCCCCGAGGACTTGGCCCCAGGTTCGCCCCGCCTATGGCTTCAACGTCATTTCCGCCCTTATAATCTGCGACGTGGCCGGCTTCTTCTGCCCAGAGAGGACGTCACTTCCTTCGAGTCCCTGACCTGCTGCTAGAATCGCGACGGGAACTGGAACCTGAGGTCCCCGCACGGCCCGGGCCTGGCGCCCTGAGGGGAAAAGCGTCCCGGCCCAGGTGAGAGGGACATACTTTGGAGAAGGGAAATTGAACGCACAAACCTGTCCTGAAGGCAAGATTCTCATAAGCCCTGGGCAATGATGAGGACACACCTGATGCCCAGGtgtatggggtggggggggaagcaGGGACTCGCACACCTGGAAGACATAACTGACTTTGAAAGGGATTGCGTGTGTCTTGGGAAAGAGAGGCTTTTAGCAGACATCAGGAACATACATCAACTGAATCAATTAAGGCCTTGGGGGGAGGGCCCGAGGAAGAGGAGGTGCATGAGATGGAGGAGGGGGAGACCACctgaaggaaggggaaaagaacACCAAGAGATGTGAAGGGCCACGCATTGGAGAACATACCAGCATGGGGATGAGCACCCGAGGCCCAGAAAGGGGTTGTCTCCTGATGGGAGCAAACACACCTGTGTGGGGATAAGTTCCAAGAGAGCACAGACTTTCtcttgttcactgctgtattTCCCATTGCCTCAGTACCTGACACGTCCTGGTCTCTCAGTACACATCTGTTGAATGAGCGAATGCATGAATAATTACTAAAAGTGAGGTTGAATGTTGTGAGAAGACACCTGAGGCTTGGGCATGCATGTATAACAGTTTATAAACTTTGGAGGGGAAAAGTACATGTCCCTGACAAAAGAAGTGGTAGCTCAACCCCAGGAACATTCAATTCCTGGGACAACTTCTGAAACCTCAGAAATGGCAAGGGAGGCTCTGTCTTCTGAAGTGCTGGCCAGTTTCCACAATTGTCTGTGTTGGGCTTTGCAGGGTGCTGGGGTGGAAACTCCAGTCCCTTCCCTAGCCATGACGGACGGGATCCTAGGGAAGGCAGCCACAATGGAGATCCCCATCCATGGGAATGGTGAAGCTGGGCAGCTTCCTGAAGATGACGGGCTGGAGCAGGTGCTTCTGTTTGATTATTCCAATTGTTTCAATTTAGGGGTCCCAATTTATAAATTCTGAGTTCTCACTCCCATTCCTGTAGCTTTCCCCTAACTTATCTTACTCCATTCTTTTTACAAATCTTCATTCTGATTCTGTGCAGAATATCCTTGTGTACTCTCTCTGATGCTTCAGTCTAAGCTTGTTCCCACCCCCAAGATGTTTCAGCTGCCCCTATGTTCCTGAAGCCCACCTCTTCTCTGGCCTATAGGACCTCCAGCAGGTGATGGTGTCAGGACCCAACCTCAATGAAACTAGCATTGTGTCTGGTGGCTATGGGGGCTCTGGTGATGGACTCATCCCCACAGGTATGAATGATTAGAGATAGGAAGCTTCAGTGGAGAGGGGAAACTGGAATGGCTTGGAGCAGCATAGGATTAATTTAGTAAAGTTTGAGATTTGGGGAATTTCTGCTTATATAAACCCCATGAACTCTCCTCAGCCCAAGGCCAGCTTCTGTGGTTAACCATTTGCTTCCCACTTACCATTTAGTCCCTAAGATggctcatttttccttttatcacCACTACCACGACCACCTGAGCCAAGTTAATACCTCTGCTTCCCAGGAATTCCCCTCT
It includes:
- the Timm10b gene encoding mitochondrial import inner membrane translocase subunit Tim10 B: MEQQQQQQQQLRNLRDFLLVYNRMTELCFQRCVPSLHHRALDAEEEACLHSCAGKLIHSNHRLMAAYVQLMPALVQRRIADYEASSAVPGVTAEQPRVSSSGS